The genome window TAAGAGCCTATTGGAGCTCCATTTTTTCTTATCCTCCTTATTTTTGGTTTTAAGAGCCAATTTAAGaggccattggagatgctcttaagacATTATTCTACTAACTTATGCATGCATCACTACGGAGTTCGTCACACTACTTGGGCCAAGAactttgttaaatctgaatcattattTCTTAATGATCAATATTACTAAATAAAGACCCCTAATTCTGAAACACAACAATAGAGTTTCAATCCCAtaaggaataggcaaagattaTTTGGtacaataatttcaaaattttctctaTGAAAATATTTAACAACTTTGCcctttaaaatgaaaaataattattaaagtaGTTTAACTATATGATTTTTTGTCCATAAAGGTAAAGATACTTaaaaaacaacaacaaaaacaagaataataataataataataataataataataataataataataataataattgacaataaatatatatataaaaataatatataaaacattattgtatgtgtataatttttaatgagtaaaataaaattcattacatataatttttaatgagCATAATAAATTACATTTGATAAAACCAGGTGCGTTATCTCAACGCTTCAGCATGagttttatatttgaatgattaaaagGACTATTAACGATTAGGCCTACAAAGTTGAATTTCCAAATAATCATAATAAGCTTAACAATTCATATAAGGCCATTAAAAAGGACTAAGAGAAACACAAATGACCCCTAAACTTATTAATCGTGACGAGAAAACACCCTAACCAAGAACTATACAACTACAATCTTAAAAGTTAGAATAAAATATCTccataaatatattacaaatataatataaataatatcatatcacattatatcctatatattataagttctAATGGTTGGTCATCACAATAACTCAAACTTATTGTATCTCAAAGGGCCAACAACTTAAAAAGCCCATTATTGCTAAGAATTCAGCCAATAAAGACTAAATTTATTGTACAGCTACACTCTTAAGATAATATACCTTGATAAGTATATTACTAATATATAATTGTTCTTGCTTAGCAGATCAGTTTTGAGGTTTTTACAGATAAAGGAACATTGTGAAACTGACCGCCATTACATGAgtgaaaagttaaaaaaattgatcGAGTTCCCaacatcataaaaaaaaaaaaaaagctccaTGTCATTTACAGACACTACATAATCACAAATATTAAGGAGAAGAATATCTACAGACAATTACGAACTTTAGTTAGTTTAACAGCAAGTAAAGGAAAATCCAAGAATCTTAGTGGAACATCCTAACATCTTACAATAATTTCCCCAAGAGTATTAGATATTTGTCTTCATATTACAAAAAATTCCAATTTTATCTTTTTGTGTCTTCTAATCTAGTGTTTAAAGCTGAATAGAGCATATAAATACTACTATAAATATCGGATGACGAATTAGGAAATGTGGATAATACCTTGTATCTTGAAGGCAAGCTGCGCATAAGTTTCACCCTCAAACAAAGGCCAATAACTGTTGCCATACTACAATGTTCCACTGTAGGAGTGAATGTCACCCTAAAACATATTGTACAATTTTAGTCATAAGACTGAACAAGGATCTTTCTGCATGTTATATAACTTATATGGGAAGGAGCAAGCAATTTACCGTACATAGCTTCGCTTGTCATCTACCTCAATTGCATCTTCTGTAATCACTTTCAAATCTTCCAAAGAATATGGATGCTCTGGATCTTTTATGTCTCTAATATGATGTAAGAATGTCAAGGAAAAATTTACCAAGCTTTGagcacataaatatattaagttGTTACTTTAGTCCATAAATAATGTGCACAAAGTTTCGAGAGACTATAAAAGTATTGTTTGCTACTTCTGTTTCAAACTCAAATATCAAGAGCTTTCcatatattgaaatagaatctCTGAATCTATTTTAAGCAAAAGTCTTGGCATTTTGATGTCTATATTTAGTACTCCATAACCATAACATTTCCTGAGCAGTACAACGAATGAAAGAACCACTTACAGGATTAATAATAAACTTCCTCATAATAGACCAAAAGAGAAAGAGTATAGCAAATATTACAATACTAAAAAACTCAATGACAacttatatttttagttttgaaaTATGATGAGAGCAATTTCAAATTTGTAATGATGTGGACACATAAAATATCTGCATCTCCACAAAAAATGGCCACAAAAGGAATGTTATGTTTTAATGTAACACAACCATTTGCGCTAGAAAAAGTCTGTATTCATTTGAAATTACCAGAGATTACAGAAACAATAGAAACACAAGTTAGATGTTTATGTTGAACAGAGTACACGTATCAAGGAAAAAGCGTATCAAAGACAATATCTAATTGAGCAATATTTCGAAATGCATATCAAGACTAAAATCATATGGCAAGGATATCAAAAATTTCCAACTGATCAATAGATTCCACAGCATACTCATCTTCCAAAACAACCGGTCCAGTACGAGGTCGACGCTCCTTTTTCTCATACACAACAGGATTGGCATTTATTAATCCGACAACCATTTTTTCTGATCAAGATAGATGTACCTAGCTAATGGTGAAAAGTGCAAATTTCCCAACAGCCAAGAAACACAGATACCGAAGTAAGAAAGATCACTAATCTTCAACACCTGactgaaataaaatatagaCCATTATAATCAATCCAATAGAACAGTAACATAATACTGAAAGGGAATTTTGTAGTATTACAGGATTAAAGATAAAAGGTCACAAAAACAAACTCTAGTTATTACACACTAACCAAAAATGCTACTTAATAGTAATAAGATACAGAATACAATACAGATAACAGTTTGTTGTAGCACATCGGATTTCTAAAGATATTGAGTAGTGAGTCAACTGAAAGTTTGTCCATACTGATATACACATAACAAGAATTGCAATAGTATGGCAGTTAGACAGGATCAGCAATAAAAAGTAGGGTAGTTTGCAAAAACGCCTAAAAGTAACAGAGGACATGGCTAGAACCAGAAGGGATTCCCGTTGAACCTGTTCTTGTTCCTGTTCTCCCCATGGGACATGGGGACATGGGTAGTTTGCTGGTTCTACCCATGCACTCCGTTGCCTTTCGCAAACTACCCCAGTTTTTATAGCTGATCCTATCAGAAACCTCTCAAATGccacaaaaataaataagatgGTTGGAAATTGGGAGTGgagataccaatcaaaatcaaatagaTGAGTTTTTTCAACATGTCATGGCCAACATAGGCAAGCCTTGGTTTCTGGAATGTATGAACACTAGGACACGTGAAACCAATATGAGCTCTTCCAGAAGTAGGAACCACGACCACCTACTTGGGTGTACAGTTTCACTTATAGATGATTTTCACATGAAATTCGAATCTTATAGTAGATAAATGGCGATAGTATAAGGAAAGACGATGGTAAATAGtcctaaataaaatttaatccaGAAAGACAACATTGAGGAGGCTTTCATAACTTGTATTACTTGGATTCATCTCAATCCTCAAAAACCCGACAATCACCGAGCTACCAATATATCTTAAACTATAAAACAAGCCAAATTCCATAACAAGGATAACCCTTGTAATGAATGATGAGTCTAAGATAAAGTCGATCAGACATTCGATCCAACAGGTTATTGGCACGCAATTCAATTCATCAATACCTTAACAACTAAGCTTatacataaatacatacataacAACAAAAAAGCTGCAAAATAAGAATTGAAACAACATGAAATCAGTCAGATGAATTATAACGCATAAATACAAACTTACAGGGAAGATGTGAATAAAAAGGCAATAAATTTGTGGAGGGCGGGTTTGAATGGGGTCGAGAAATTAACAGGAAAACACAAGACCTTTTGTATCCAATATTCCAATGTGTGTGagatatttattcaattattttccaaaaaattaatgtttttaatattgacgttttgattttgatattttaattttaaatttaatttttatatattttaattatattatatatttcatatattttgataaCTATACGTCACTATTTAGCTCATATATTTTCACTTGTCATGtaaatataaatcattatttATTCTTGTATTTTAAGATGAttaatcaatcaaaatatatttacaaataaatatttcttaaagtTACATCATATATCCTCTTGAGTTCCTCATATCTATTTAGAGATAAACatgaaaattaagaaaaatgtataaactacgataaagaaaatgaatcaaGTAATCTGACTGAGTTCAAAATTATGGGACCGTTTGGTAaccctaaaaaaaatatttttttatgtaaaataaaaaagtggattaAAAGCGAAAAGTATGTTaatacttataagttattaaactgttgagaaaagaagtaaaaattctgaaacaaaaattatcattctcagttttttataagtgtttgtgactttttacacaaacgggtgaAGAAAATTAGAATCCGACTTCTTATtggaaaaagtcaaaagcagacAAACATGCAccgtgacttatgacttaatcaTGTCTTTTTACATAAACTGGGGAAGAAAATTAGAATCCGGCTTCTTATTGAAAAAAGCAGAAGCAGGCTTTGCCAAACATGCAcaatgacttatgacttaatcaAACTTAGAGTGTTTAGCTGaatttatgacttatgacttaacatgATTTATGATTTAGCGTAATTTTATGTCATGaaataccgaccgaccaaatttttaatgtttcggctttagcAATTAATAGTAGCATAGTATAGATTTTAgatgatattttataatattcctATCGGctattaaaaaattttgaaggGCCCTTTTTTGAGAAATGGCTAAATACGTTtaccaaaatttttattttacaaaaattaaatgaaattaataaattctATTCTACCATAAGAGTATAAGACTATCTCCAATAGGTTTCTAACTCAAGATATAAAGAGGATGATCAAAAATTGAGCTCCAAGCGGctcttaaaaatcttaaaaatttttAACCTAAtgagtttaaatataaataaaatatacaatagtTAGAGGGTATAAAGAACATTGTTGGAATTGTCACTCTTAAACTaagatacatattttttatattatattatatttaggagtgtGCAAAGAGAGCggctttaaaaaaacaaaaaactgtgCCAAAATAAAGATGTAGTGCATAGAAAAGAACATAGGACAGGTGTAAAAATGTGCGCGCCAAACTAACAAACCAAACCGATCCTTTTGGACTTGAAACAACTCTCACCTTCAAATCAGCAAATCACATAACCTAGACATACTCACAGATCCACATCACAATATAAATCAATGAACACTTGTAAACCTATCTCAATCACCCAGAATAAACTAAATGGACATACTGTTAGCTCAAATCCAAGCTGATCTCCGATCAAACGACGCTCTCCGTCAATCAGGCGCTCTTCTCCAGGCACTTCAACAATCTGCAGCCGGCCGCGATATCTCCGTGATAGCCAAATCAGCTGTTGAGGAGATTGTCCTGTCTCCAGCCTCCGCTGTTTCGAAAAAACTCGCATTTGATCTTATTCGAAACACTCGGTTAACAGCTGATCTCTGGGAGGTCGTGTGTGCTGGCATTCGGAATGATCTGCATTTTCCTGATCCCGATGTTACTGCAGCGGCGATATCGATTCTCGCTGCTCTGCCTCCGCATAGGTTAGGCAATTTGATATCGGATTGTAGTCAGAAGATTTTGAGTTGCTTTGATTCGAAGAGTCAGAATTTGAGGTTCGCTACTACGGAGACGTTGGGATCGATTTTGGCGCGAGATGATTTGGTGACGTTGTGcgagaataattttaatttgttggATAAGGTTTCGTATTGGTGGAAGAGGATAGGGCAGAATATGTTGGATGCTTCTGATGCGGTGTCGAAAGTGGCGTTTGAGTCGGTTGGGAGATTGTTTCAGGAGTACGAGTCGAAGAGAATGAGCCGGTTAGCTGGTGATAAGCTTGTTGATAGTGAGAATTCTGTTGCGATTAGGTCTTATTGGGTGTCGTCTATGGTGGACTTTGCTTGGAAGAAAAGAAATGCTTTGATGTCGAGGTCGCTGATTCTTCCTGTGGAGAATTTTAGAGCTACGGTGCATCCGCTTGTTTATGCTGTTAAGGCGGTGGCTTCGGGGTCAATTGAGATGATTGAGAAGCTTTATATGTCTTCAAGAATGGCTAAGATTGAAAAAAATGTGTTTAGTAATGCGGAAAGGCTTGTTGGAGTATCGGATGTAGTTAGTCACTTGGCGCCTTTTTTGAATTCTTCTCTTGATCCTGCATTGATTTTTGAGGTGGGGCTTAACATGTTGTACTTGGCTGATGTGCCTGGAGGGAAGCCTGAGTGGGCTTCCGCGTCAATTATTGCAATTTTGACACTATGGGATAGGCAAGAGTTTTCTTCTGCCAGGGAGAGTATTGTCAGAGCTGTCGTTACTAATATACATCTGCTTGATCTTAGTATGCAGGTTCGAGCTTATTTTCCTGTCCTACACATTACTTTGAGGAAAAGAATATGTTTTACATTCTTTGATTGATGATATCTGTAATTGTGGAGCATTGTGTGTTTGAAATAGCCAGATTCTGTGATTTCAGGTTTCACTTTTTAAAAGGTTGCTTTTAATGGTGAGAAATTTAAGGGCAGAATCTGATCGTATGCATGCCTTAGCCTGCATATGCAGGACTGCTCTTTGTGTTGATCTTTTTGCAAAAGAAAGTGTTAGAAGAGGACAGAAGCCTCTTCCAGGAACAGAGGTGACTTCCCTTTTTGAAGAAGCGAGTATAAGAGCGGATCTTAACATTGTATCAAGTAAAAGTCTGTTTAGAGAAGAATTAGTAGCCACATTGGTGGAAAGCTGCTTTCAGTTGTCCCTACCATTGCCTGAGCTGAAAATTTCAGGTATGGAGAGTCGAGTAATAGGAGCATTGGCATATGGAACAGGTTATGGGGCATTAAATTGGACAGAGCCCGCTTTGGAAGTGGTGGAAGTTTGTAAACCCTGCGTGAAATGGGATTGTGAGGGTCGAACATATGCCATTGACTGCTACTTGAAGCTGCTGGTTAGACTTTGCCATATATATGATACAAGGGGAGGTGTCAAAAGAGTTAAAGATGGAGCATCGCAAGATCAGATTCTTAATGAAACACGATTGCAAAACTTGCAACGTGAACTCGTTAAAGCTTTACCTCAGGTTTGTGGCATATAGAAGTAGATTAATTAGGTTAATGAAAATTTGTGTTTGATGCATTCATGAGAGCTTATGCAGCTTCTGACTCATACATACATGCATGTTGGAATTTAGTAAAACGagttattttattcaaacaaattTCTTAGTTGGATAATATAAGCTAGCTACTAAAATCATCTCataatgatttgatatatattcATCAGTTGAGGCTTTGTCTGTCTTAGCTCTTAATTCAATATACTTGACCTGTTATCTTAAATTCTGCTGCATGGATATAGTGTTAGCTGTTTTATTTTCACTCAAAGTGATTGTTCATATGGCAGGTCAATACCCCTAGAGTTTGTGCACGTCTTATTTGGTCTATTGCAGAACACGTCAACTTAGAGGATTTAGATCCTCTTCTAGCTGATGATCCTGATGATCCTCTAAACATTATTGTATCACATATCCATAAAGTTCTATTCCATCCTGACTTATCTGCAGCTACAACAAACAGTCTTCAAGATGTTCAGGCAGTTCTTTTATGTGCTCAGCGTTTGGGATCACGTCATGCTAGGGCAGGGCAATTGCTGACCAAAGAGCTGGAAGACTACAGGAATGATAAAGCATCTGATTCAGTTAACAAACACCAAACTAGGTTGATATTGCAACGAATCAAATATGTTCAAAGCCATTCAGAGAGCAAGtaatttatttctttatatttcatGCATACTCTATCTCACTTTTGCAGTTGCGCATCTGCACCATTACTAGGGTTATGTATTGCTCATCACAATACAAACACAGCACATCCACTGACACCATATAGGCAATATTTGTAAGAATCTTACAACAATTAGATGCTAATGCTATGTCGTCTTTTCAGATGGGCAGGGTTTACCGAAGCCAGAGGAGACTATCCATTTAGCCACCACAAGCTAACCATTCAATTTTATGACGCATCAGCAGCTCAGGATCGGAAACTGGAAGGGTTGGTCCATAAGGCCATTTTGGAATTATGGAGGCCTAATCCAAGTGAATTAACTTTACTGTTGACTAGAAGAAATGATTCTTCTCTTCTTAAAGTTCCTCCAAGTGCTGTTACTTTGAGTGGTAGCAGTGACCCTTGCTACATCGAAGCATATCATTTGACAGATTCTAATGACGGAAGGATCACTCTGCACCTTAAGGTTGACCATCCTTCTATGTCTCTTAACAAATTCAGCTTATATTCTAGAGTTCTCCCATTGCAATATGTTTGTATTTATTCAGTACATATTAAGGATTTGAGTAAGGTAATTTTCAAAGTAAGGAAAGCCTTTAGCTAATAATGAAAAGCTCTAGACTCAAAGAGAAGGTCAGAGAAGAGTGTCATTAACAAATGACCTAGACGAACAATTACAGGCTATGTTGCATATATCTATGGTAAATAGCTAGATGATTTGACTTAAGATATTTTATAAGGTAATAGCGTCTAGCTTTTAATATATAGTTGACAAGCTTCCAGTGGTTAACAAAATCATCAGAACTGTTTCAGGtattaaatttgacagaaattGAACTAAGCCGTGTAGATATCAAAGTAGGTTTATCTGGTCCACTGGTTTACATGGATGGATCGCTTCAAGCAGTTCGGCAGCTGCGAAGTCTTGCTTCACAGGTTAGAATGAAACTTATATCATATATGACTTCAGATGTTGTCAATTTCCTGCTTTAATTATTCAAgt of Daucus carota subsp. sativus chromosome 3, DH1 v3.0, whole genome shotgun sequence contains these proteins:
- the LOC108211034 gene encoding protein AE7 isoform X2, with amino-acid sequence MVVGLINANPVVYEKKERRPRTGPVVLEDEYAVESIDQLEIFDHIRDIKDPEHPYSLEDLKVITEDAIEVDDKRSYVRVTFTPTVEHCSMATVIGLCLRVKLMRSLPSRYKVDIRVAPGTHATEAAVNKQLNDKERVAAALENPNLVGMVDDCLAPSFE
- the LOC108211034 gene encoding protein AE7 isoform X1 — translated: MLKKLIYLILIEKMVVGLINANPVVYEKKERRPRTGPVVLEDEYAVESIDQLEIFDHIRDIKDPEHPYSLEDLKVITEDAIEVDDKRSYVRVTFTPTVEHCSMATVIGLCLRVKLMRSLPSRYKVDIRVAPGTHATEAAVNKQLNDKERVAAALENPNLVGMVDDCLAPSFE
- the LOC108213466 gene encoding protein TPLATE-like encodes the protein MDILLAQIQADLRSNDALRQSGALLQALQQSAAGRDISVIAKSAVEEIVLSPASAVSKKLAFDLIRNTRLTADLWEVVCAGIRNDLHFPDPDVTAAAISILAALPPHRLGNLISDCSQKILSCFDSKSQNLRFATTETLGSILARDDLVTLCENNFNLLDKVSYWWKRIGQNMLDASDAVSKVAFESVGRLFQEYESKRMSRLAGDKLVDSENSVAIRSYWVSSMVDFAWKKRNALMSRSLILPVENFRATVHPLVYAVKAVASGSIEMIEKLYMSSRMAKIEKNVFSNAERLVGVSDVVSHLAPFLNSSLDPALIFEVGLNMLYLADVPGGKPEWASASIIAILTLWDRQEFSSARESIVRAVVTNIHLLDLSMQVSLFKRLLLMVRNLRAESDRMHALACICRTALCVDLFAKESVRRGQKPLPGTEVTSLFEEASIRADLNIVSSKSLFREELVATLVESCFQLSLPLPELKISGMESRVIGALAYGTGYGALNWTEPALEVVEVCKPCVKWDCEGRTYAIDCYLKLLVRLCHIYDTRGGVKRVKDGASQDQILNETRLQNLQRELVKALPQVNTPRVCARLIWSIAEHVNLEDLDPLLADDPDDPLNIIVSHIHKVLFHPDLSAATTNSLQDVQAVLLCAQRLGSRHARAGQLLTKELEDYRNDKASDSVNKHQTRLILQRIKYVQSHSESKWAGFTEARGDYPFSHHKLTIQFYDASAAQDRKLEGLVHKAILELWRPNPSELTLLLTRRNDSSLLKVPPSAVTLSGSSDPCYIEAYHLTDSNDGRITLHLKVLNLTEIELSRVDIKVGLSGPLVYMDGSLQAVRQLRSLASQDPVWCSVTLAVSSFERCALWVQVMYYPYFGTGEPDDYDDEDYVNIMRHNGTLNQDVGDPVILRCQPYKIPLTELLLPHKISPVEYFRLWPSLPAIIEYTGAYTYEGSGFTATAAQQYGTSPFLSGLKSLSSKPFHKVCSHMIRTVAGFQLCFAAKTWYGGFLGMMIFGSSEVSTNVDLGDETTTMLCKFVVRASDSAITAEIGLDIQSWLDDLTDGGVEYMAEEEVKAVAEERLKVSMERIALLKAAEPPPKMPNSDDEEEEADKEKKDEYGEEKEPSTLSKLTAEEVEHRALQSAVLQEWHMLCKDRNTKVI